A region of Pyxidicoccus parkwaysis DNA encodes the following proteins:
- the glpK gene encoding glycerol kinase GlpK, which produces MPKAKYVLALDQGTTGTHVSILDSKLQVVGRSYKEFTQHFPKPSWVEHDLDEIWATSEWCIARALKDAGLNGRDISAVGITNQRETTGLWMRGTGKPLAKAIVWQDRRTSEMCRRLKEQGVEPRVREVTGLVVDPYFSGTKLTWFFEHLKGARARAEKGDVCFGTIDTWLVYKLTGGSAHVTDVSNASRTLLMDLTTLQWSDDMRSLLNVPAGCLPQIRGSAEVYGTTRGMRSLPDGVPVAGMAGDQQAALFGQACFEPGESKCTYGTGAFLLMNTGSTPVRSNAGLLTTVAWRLGGTGTTTYALEGSSFIAGAAVQWMRDGLKVIKKAPDIEALAASVMDSGDVVFVPALAGMGAPHWRPEARGLFAGMDRSTTVAHLARAVLEGIALQIHDLADAMRRDSGRDIPVFKADGGAAANNLLMQYQADILGVPVVRPRNLETTSLGAAFLGGLGAGVWDSTDAIRRAWKADKTFKPKMKADARERHLAKWKRAVERA; this is translated from the coding sequence ATGCCGAAGGCGAAGTACGTGCTGGCCCTGGACCAGGGCACCACCGGAACCCACGTCTCCATCCTCGACTCGAAGCTCCAGGTGGTGGGCCGCTCCTACAAGGAGTTCACCCAGCACTTCCCCAAGCCCTCTTGGGTGGAGCACGACCTGGACGAAATCTGGGCCACCAGCGAGTGGTGCATCGCCCGAGCGCTGAAGGACGCGGGCCTCAACGGCCGTGACATCTCCGCGGTGGGCATCACCAACCAGCGCGAGACGACGGGCCTGTGGATGCGCGGCACTGGCAAGCCGCTGGCCAAGGCGATTGTCTGGCAGGACCGGCGCACCTCGGAGATGTGCCGGCGGCTCAAGGAGCAGGGCGTGGAGCCGCGCGTGCGCGAGGTGACGGGCCTCGTCGTGGACCCGTACTTCTCCGGCACCAAGCTCACCTGGTTCTTCGAGCACCTCAAGGGCGCGCGCGCCCGCGCGGAGAAGGGCGACGTGTGCTTCGGCACCATCGACACGTGGCTCGTCTACAAGCTCACCGGCGGCTCCGCGCACGTCACCGACGTGTCCAACGCCAGCCGCACGCTGCTGATGGACCTGACGACGCTGCAGTGGAGCGACGACATGCGCTCGCTGCTCAACGTGCCAGCCGGGTGCCTGCCGCAGATTCGCGGCTCCGCGGAGGTGTACGGCACCACGCGCGGCATGCGCAGCCTGCCCGACGGCGTGCCCGTGGCGGGCATGGCGGGAGACCAGCAGGCGGCCCTCTTCGGACAGGCGTGCTTCGAGCCCGGCGAGTCCAAGTGCACGTACGGCACCGGCGCCTTCCTGCTGATGAACACGGGCAGCACGCCGGTGCGCTCCAACGCCGGCCTGCTCACCACGGTGGCGTGGCGGCTGGGCGGCACCGGCACCACCACGTACGCGCTGGAGGGCAGCAGCTTCATCGCGGGTGCGGCCGTTCAGTGGATGCGCGATGGGCTCAAGGTCATCAAGAAGGCGCCGGACATCGAGGCGCTCGCGGCCAGCGTGATGGACTCCGGCGACGTGGTCTTCGTGCCCGCGCTGGCGGGCATGGGCGCGCCGCACTGGCGCCCCGAGGCGCGCGGCCTCTTCGCCGGGATGGACCGCTCCACCACGGTGGCCCACCTCGCGCGGGCGGTGCTGGAGGGCATCGCCCTGCAGATTCATGACCTCGCGGACGCCATGCGCCGGGACAGCGGGCGGGACATCCCCGTGTTCAAGGCGGACGGCGGCGCGGCGGCCAACAACCTCCTCATGCAGTACCAGGCGGACATCCTCGGCGTGCCGGTGGTGCGGCCGCGCAATCTGGAGACGACGAGCCTGGGCGCCGCGTTCCTCGGCGGCCTGGGCGCGGGCGTCTGGGACAGCACGGACGCCATCCGCCGCGCGTGGAAGGCGGACAAGACCTTCAAGCCGAAGATGAAGGCCGACGCGCGCGAGCGGCACCTGGCCAAGTGGAAGCGGGCCGTGGAGCGCGCGTGA
- a CDS encoding MBL fold metallo-hydrolase translates to MTLTMKQVVLSLGAVLAVGCAGSKGNLVDADVAAYTSDASGFDTHSFFYDTGAEVVVFDAQFTEAQAEKVLAAIRAKTGNPIRYVVVTHPNPDKFNGVGVFQRAGAKVVASEATAAAIPAVHAYKKYYWVNVAKAFTEETYPAQAKVDVTFSGTYALPLEGGAKVELSELKHPGVATTQTVAYVPSRKALIVGDLVHHQAHAWLEGGIRDGKAVPDVDAWKAALDELAAWPDATVYGGRGEAAPVTEAISAEKRYLDGMVTLVNAYAAELGSRKAELCGDAAAPHYAELEKRAASAFPEYALKYMVGYGVYGLVNRLACGG, encoded by the coding sequence ATGACTCTCACGATGAAGCAGGTGGTGCTGTCGCTGGGCGCGGTGCTGGCGGTGGGGTGCGCGGGCTCGAAGGGGAACCTGGTGGACGCGGACGTGGCCGCGTACACGAGCGACGCGAGCGGCTTCGACACGCACTCGTTCTTCTATGACACGGGCGCGGAGGTCGTCGTGTTCGACGCGCAATTCACCGAGGCGCAGGCGGAGAAGGTGCTCGCCGCGATTCGTGCGAAGACGGGCAACCCCATCCGCTACGTGGTGGTGACGCATCCGAACCCGGACAAGTTCAACGGCGTGGGCGTCTTCCAGCGCGCGGGCGCAAAGGTGGTGGCGAGCGAAGCCACCGCCGCCGCCATCCCCGCCGTGCACGCATACAAGAAGTACTACTGGGTGAACGTGGCCAAGGCCTTCACCGAGGAGACGTACCCCGCGCAGGCGAAGGTGGACGTCACCTTCAGCGGCACGTACGCGCTGCCGCTGGAGGGCGGGGCGAAGGTGGAGCTCTCCGAATTGAAGCACCCGGGTGTCGCCACGACGCAGACGGTGGCGTACGTGCCGAGCCGCAAGGCGCTCATCGTCGGTGATTTGGTGCACCACCAGGCGCACGCGTGGCTGGAGGGTGGCATCCGCGACGGCAAGGCGGTGCCGGACGTGGACGCGTGGAAGGCGGCGCTGGACGAGCTGGCCGCGTGGCCGGACGCCACGGTGTACGGCGGCCGGGGCGAGGCCGCGCCGGTGACGGAGGCCATCTCCGCGGAGAAGCGCTACCTGGACGGCATGGTGACGCTGGTGAATGCGTACGCGGCGGAATTGGGCAGCCGCAAGGCGGAGCTGTGTGGTGACGCGGCGGCGCCGCACTACGCGGAGCTGGAGAAGCGCGCGGCGTCGGCCTTCCCCGAGTACGCGCTGAAGTACATGGTGGGCTACGGCGTGTACGGGCTGGTCAACCGCCTCGCTTGCGGCGGGTAG
- a CDS encoding AraC family transcriptional regulator: protein MPKALVDVDAVPASAFCLTDELTPFASGWHAHRRHQLLYAARGALHLEVAHAQWLLPPQRAAWLAGGTRHRVRAAQPATLCTVYLEPSRVPVAPEGECRVFVLPPLAREMLHYSTRWGPERAPRDAVAESFFSALAHLLAEWAAEPREWRLPRARTPELERAMTYTLARLAGSATLAGAAKAAGLSERTLARRFEDEAGTSWRRFLHDARMLRAMELLAEDGARVTQTAYTVGFESLAAFTHAFTDFTGERPRDFRQRVARGVTLPPRAARTTRRKRGG from the coding sequence GTGCCCAAGGCCCTGGTGGATGTGGACGCGGTGCCCGCGTCCGCCTTCTGCCTCACCGATGAGCTGACGCCCTTCGCGTCCGGCTGGCATGCGCACCGCCGGCACCAGCTCCTCTACGCCGCGCGGGGCGCGCTGCACCTGGAGGTGGCGCACGCGCAGTGGCTGCTCCCACCACAGCGCGCCGCGTGGCTCGCGGGAGGCACCCGCCACCGCGTGCGCGCCGCGCAGCCCGCCACGCTGTGCACCGTGTACCTGGAGCCTTCGCGCGTGCCCGTCGCGCCGGAGGGCGAGTGCCGCGTCTTCGTGCTGCCGCCGCTCGCGCGGGAGATGCTGCACTACTCCACCCGCTGGGGCCCGGAGCGCGCGCCCCGCGACGCGGTGGCGGAGAGCTTCTTCTCCGCGCTCGCGCACCTGCTCGCCGAGTGGGCCGCGGAGCCTCGCGAGTGGCGGCTGCCTCGCGCGCGCACGCCGGAGCTGGAGCGCGCAATGACATACACACTCGCTCGGCTCGCCGGCTCCGCCACACTCGCGGGCGCGGCGAAGGCGGCGGGACTGTCCGAGCGCACCCTCGCGCGCCGCTTCGAGGACGAGGCCGGCACCTCGTGGCGCCGCTTCCTGCACGACGCCCGCATGCTGCGCGCCATGGAATTGCTCGCGGAGGACGGTGCCCGCGTCACCCAGACGGCCTACACGGTGGGCTTCGAGAGCCTCGCCGCCTTCACGCACGCCTTCACGGACTTCACAGGCGAGCGTCCCCGCGACTTCCGCCAGCGCGTGGCCCGGGGCGTGACGCTGCCCCCCCGGGCCGCGCGGACTACCCGCCGCAAGCGAGGCGGTTGA
- a CDS encoding lipocalin-like domain-containing protein, which yields MSGGRGLVIGTVVVLVGLAVAVAIVTRESAPPALRQGGTLTVSGALGGGGSADAGSDGYARAVEPRAFHFPEDHGPHPEFRTEWWYWTGNLETEDGRAFGYQFTLFRSALAPEAPQRASAWGTRQVYLGHFTVSDITGGAFHASERFSRAALDLAGARAQPFKVWLEDWEAVSVGESMWPVRLHAETDEVALELLLEPGKSPVLQGDRGLSQKGPERGNASYYYSMTRMPSRGTVRVEGQTYAVKGESWMDREWSTSALGADQVGWDWFSLQLSDGSELMYYQLRRKDGSADRFSSGTWVPPSGAASSEPVRVSREDVRIDVLDTWKSPRSGGQYPSRWRLRVDKLGLDVTVTPKLADQELPVSVRYWEGAVSLDGTREGRPLTGRGYVELTGYADTQGPRHAETRARGTPEAEATSSPVK from the coding sequence ATGAGCGGCGGCCGAGGCCTCGTCATCGGAACAGTCGTGGTGCTGGTGGGACTGGCGGTGGCCGTCGCCATCGTCACGCGCGAGTCGGCGCCTCCCGCGCTGCGGCAAGGCGGAACGCTCACGGTGAGCGGCGCCCTCGGAGGCGGAGGCTCCGCGGACGCGGGCTCGGATGGCTACGCGCGCGCCGTGGAGCCCCGCGCCTTCCACTTCCCCGAGGACCACGGCCCGCACCCGGAGTTCCGCACCGAGTGGTGGTACTGGACAGGCAACCTCGAGACGGAAGACGGGCGCGCCTTCGGCTACCAGTTCACCCTGTTCCGCAGCGCGCTCGCGCCCGAGGCTCCCCAGCGCGCCTCCGCATGGGGCACGCGGCAGGTGTACCTCGGGCACTTCACCGTGTCCGACATCACGGGCGGCGCCTTCCATGCCTCGGAGCGCTTCAGCCGCGCCGCACTGGATTTGGCCGGCGCCCGCGCGCAGCCCTTCAAGGTGTGGCTGGAGGACTGGGAGGCCGTCAGCGTAGGCGAGTCGATGTGGCCCGTGCGACTGCACGCGGAGACGGACGAAGTCGCCCTGGAGCTGCTGCTGGAGCCGGGCAAGTCGCCGGTGCTCCAGGGTGACAGGGGTCTGAGCCAGAAGGGGCCAGAGCGGGGCAACGCGTCCTACTACTACTCGATGACGCGGATGCCCTCGCGCGGCACGGTGCGCGTGGAGGGACAGACGTACGCAGTGAAGGGCGAGAGCTGGATGGACCGCGAGTGGAGCACCAGCGCGCTCGGCGCGGACCAGGTGGGCTGGGACTGGTTCTCGCTCCAGCTCTCCGACGGGAGCGAGCTGATGTACTACCAGCTCCGCCGCAAGGACGGCTCGGCGGACCGGTTCAGCTCGGGCACTTGGGTGCCGCCTTCGGGTGCGGCTTCGAGCGAGCCGGTGCGCGTGTCTCGCGAGGACGTGCGCATCGACGTGCTCGACACGTGGAAGAGCCCTCGCAGCGGTGGCCAGTACCCGTCGCGCTGGCGCCTGCGTGTGGACAAGTTGGGGCTGGATGTCACGGTGACGCCGAAGCTCGCGGACCAGGAGCTGCCGGTGAGCGTGCGGTACTGGGAGGGCGCGGTGAGCCTGGACGGCACGCGCGAGGGCAGGCCACTCACGGGCCGGGGCTACGTGGAGCTGACGGGCTACGCGGACACGCAGGGCCCGCGCCACGCGGAGACGCGGGCTCGCGGCACACCGGAGGCGGAGGCCACGAGCAGCCCGGTGAAGTGA